A stretch of the Flavobacterium sp. 5 genome encodes the following:
- the serS gene encoding serine--tRNA ligase has protein sequence MLQIAFIRENQEKVINALAKRNMDAREVVEEVVQLDEKRRATQVELDNILSESNKLSKDIGELMKAGEKSKAAILKEKTVLLKEKSKVLAENAVALANELTEKLYTLPNLPADIVPVGKTPEDNLNVYEEGGIPVLHDGAQPHWELVKQYDIIDFELGVKITGAGFPVYKGKGARLQRALINYFLDKNTAAGYQEVQVPHFVNEASAYGTGQLPDKEGQMYHDAADNLYLIPTAEVPVTNIFRDVIVSENEFPILRTAYTPCFRREAGSYGAHVRGLNRLHQFDKVEIVRVEHPDNSYQALDGMVEHVKNILQELKLPFRILRLCGGDMGFTSALTYDFEVYSTAQERWLEISSVSNFETFQANRLKLRFKDKDGKSQLAHTLNGSSLALPRVLAGILENYQTPEGIVIPEVLRPYCGFDIID, from the coding sequence ATGTTACAAATTGCATTTATTAGAGAGAATCAAGAGAAAGTAATCAACGCTTTGGCCAAAAGAAATATGGATGCCAGAGAGGTTGTTGAAGAAGTGGTACAATTGGATGAAAAACGTCGCGCTACGCAAGTAGAGTTAGATAACATTTTATCCGAATCTAATAAATTATCCAAAGATATTGGCGAGTTGATGAAAGCTGGTGAAAAATCTAAAGCGGCAATTCTAAAAGAAAAAACGGTTCTCTTAAAGGAAAAAAGCAAAGTATTGGCTGAAAACGCTGTTGCTTTAGCCAATGAATTAACAGAGAAACTATATACATTACCTAATCTTCCTGCGGATATTGTTCCTGTTGGAAAAACTCCAGAGGATAACTTAAATGTTTATGAAGAAGGTGGTATTCCAGTTTTGCATGATGGTGCGCAACCGCATTGGGAATTAGTAAAACAATACGATATCATCGATTTTGAATTGGGAGTAAAAATTACTGGTGCTGGATTCCCTGTTTATAAAGGTAAAGGAGCTCGTTTGCAACGTGCCTTAATCAATTATTTTCTAGATAAAAATACAGCTGCAGGATATCAAGAAGTTCAAGTTCCTCATTTTGTAAATGAAGCTTCGGCTTATGGAACGGGACAATTGCCAGACAAAGAAGGGCAAATGTACCATGATGCTGCCGATAATTTATATTTAATTCCAACAGCTGAGGTTCCTGTAACTAATATTTTTAGAGATGTAATCGTAAGCGAAAATGAATTTCCAATCTTGCGAACTGCTTATACGCCTTGTTTCCGTCGTGAAGCAGGTTCTTATGGAGCGCACGTTCGTGGTTTGAATCGTTTGCATCAATTTGACAAAGTTGAAATCGTTCGTGTTGAACACCCTGATAATTCATACCAAGCTTTGGACGGAATGGTAGAACACGTGAAAAATATTTTGCAGGAATTGAAATTACCATTTAGAATCTTGCGTCTTTGCGGAGGAGATATGGGTTTCACATCGGCTTTGACTTATGATTTTGAAGTGTATTCTACTGCGCAAGAGCGTTGGTTGGAAATATCTTCTGTATCTAATTTTGAAACTTTTCAGGCGAATCGTTTGAAATTGCGTTTCAAAGATAAAGATGGCAAAAGCCAATTGGCACATACATTAAACGGAAGTTCATTGGCTTTGCCAAGAGTTCTTGCTGGAATTTTAGAAAACTACCAAACTCCAGAAGGAATCGTAATCCCAGAGGTTTTGCGTCCATACTGTGGGTTTGATATTATTGATTAA
- a CDS encoding serine hydrolase, giving the protein MKRILITVLLNLFYLLSFGQTKDIVITDGITSDLHRANIGKVTFMNRNIPLAEYKETDFLKTFELGQDSNLNIRVFLNNSLTNYMHQLAPELSEDELNLKGNYQFSFLVDNILIYKENIHHGAGLKKSTTTTFRVPFTDTSGGDWWSTNLFERFKNNGGEKALANGTHKLTIEMRPYVKMDDNSEAKVGDLIASGSLDLTIVKPKVTAKQVAIQPIEGNSDFEISKSPYNKKKIEELNKSIAENSFKAITSIVVIKEGKLLLEEYFNKADRNTLHDTRSVGKSFTSVLMGIAIKEGFIKDENQTLNSFYDLKTFSNYSTKKDSVSLKDLLTMTTAFDGSDQNSDSPGNEENMYPTDNWVKFTLDLSMDSHKFNGKQWDYFTAGVVVLGDVLNKSVLGGLEQYADKKLFKPLHIDKYQWQYTPQKVVNTAGGLQMTSLGLAKVGQLYKNQGEWKGQQIVPAEWVNKTLTRQIQIPERQNEFYGYLFWNKTYIVNGKSYETFYCAGNGGSKVFIFKDLPLTIVITAKAYNKVYGHPQVDKMMEEYILPAILK; this is encoded by the coding sequence ATGAAAAGGATTTTAATAACAGTATTACTTAATTTGTTTTATCTACTAAGTTTTGGACAAACAAAAGATATTGTAATAACCGATGGAATTACTTCGGATTTGCACAGAGCCAATATTGGTAAGGTTACGTTTATGAACCGAAATATTCCTTTGGCTGAATATAAAGAAACTGATTTTCTGAAAACATTTGAATTAGGGCAGGACAGTAATTTGAACATTAGAGTTTTTCTGAATAACTCCCTTACAAATTACATGCATCAGCTTGCACCCGAATTGTCTGAGGATGAACTTAATCTAAAAGGCAATTATCAGTTCTCCTTTTTGGTAGATAATATTCTTATTTACAAAGAAAACATACATCACGGTGCTGGATTAAAGAAAAGTACCACTACCACATTTCGGGTTCCATTTACAGATACTTCTGGTGGTGATTGGTGGTCTACCAATCTATTCGAAAGATTTAAAAATAATGGGGGCGAAAAAGCATTAGCAAACGGAACTCATAAACTAACAATAGAAATGAGGCCTTATGTAAAAATGGATGACAATAGTGAAGCTAAAGTGGGAGATTTAATAGCATCGGGCAGTCTCGATTTGACAATTGTGAAACCAAAAGTAACGGCTAAACAAGTAGCGATTCAGCCCATCGAGGGAAACAGTGATTTTGAAATATCCAAATCACCATATAATAAAAAGAAAATTGAAGAGCTTAATAAAAGTATTGCCGAGAATTCATTCAAAGCAATTACCAGTATTGTTGTTATAAAAGAAGGCAAGCTTTTGTTGGAAGAATACTTTAATAAAGCAGATAGAAACACCTTGCACGATACGCGTTCGGTAGGGAAATCTTTTACATCTGTATTGATGGGCATTGCTATAAAAGAGGGGTTTATAAAAGATGAAAACCAGACATTAAACTCTTTCTACGATCTGAAAACCTTTTCAAATTACAGTACAAAAAAAGATAGCGTGAGCTTGAAGGACTTATTGACAATGACTACTGCATTTGATGGCTCAGATCAAAATAGTGATTCGCCAGGCAATGAAGAGAATATGTATCCAACCGACAATTGGGTAAAATTCACATTGGATTTATCTATGGACAGTCATAAATTTAATGGTAAACAATGGGATTATTTTACAGCAGGTGTAGTTGTATTGGGCGATGTTTTAAATAAATCAGTGCTAGGTGGATTGGAACAATACGCAGATAAAAAATTATTTAAACCATTACATATTGACAAATACCAATGGCAATACACGCCTCAGAAAGTGGTTAATACTGCTGGTGGTTTGCAAATGACATCGTTAGGATTGGCAAAGGTGGGGCAGCTTTATAAAAATCAAGGAGAATGGAAAGGACAACAAATAGTGCCAGCCGAATGGGTAAATAAAACATTGACAAGACAAATTCAAATTCCTGAAAGACAGAATGAATTTTACGGCTATCTATTTTGGAACAAAACATATATCGTTAATGGTAAAAGTTACGAAACGTTCTATTGTGCAGGTAATGGGGGAAGTAAAGTGTTTATTTTTAAAGATTTGCCTCTAACAATTGTTATTACAGCAAAAGCGTATAATAAGGTTTACGGACATCCGCAAGTAGACAAAATGATGGAGGAATATATTTTGCCAGCAATTTTGAAATAA
- a CDS encoding DUF4286 family protein — protein sequence MIIYNVTTNIHESVHDKWMIWMQHKHIPEMLACGKFISARFVRVLVEEEMGGVTYSIQYTTDSKETLDRYYLEDAPALREEGEKLFGDKMLTFRTELQVISDH from the coding sequence ATGATTATATACAACGTTACCACAAACATACACGAAAGTGTTCACGATAAATGGATGATTTGGATGCAACACAAACACATTCCTGAAATGCTGGCTTGTGGAAAATTTATTTCGGCCCGTTTTGTGCGTGTTTTGGTAGAAGAAGAAATGGGTGGAGTTACGTATTCGATTCAATATACAACAGACAGTAAGGAAACACTAGATAGATATTACCTAGAAGATGCCCCTGCATTGCGAGAAGAAGGGGAGAAATTGTTTGGTGATAAAATGCTGACTTTTAGAACAGAATTACAAGTTATTTCAGACCATTAG
- the rsmA gene encoding 16S rRNA (adenine(1518)-N(6)/adenine(1519)-N(6))-dimethyltransferase RsmA, whose product MEKVTAKKHLGQHFLKDESVAKDIADTLNLVGYEDVLEIGPGMGVLTKYLLDKPINTYVIEIDTESVEYLGVHYDKLKDKIISKDFLKYDINEVFGGKQFAIIGNFPYNISTQIVFKTLELRNQVPEFAGMFQKEVAERICEKKGSKAYGILSVLVKAFYDTEYLFTVDENVFNPPPKVKSGVMRMRRKEDYSLPCGEKLFFTVVKTAFQQRRKTLRNSLKTLNLSDKLREDEVFNLRPEQLDYTEFIALTQKIEADGGV is encoded by the coding sequence ATGGAAAAAGTAACAGCCAAAAAACACCTCGGACAACATTTCTTAAAAGACGAAAGCGTAGCAAAAGACATCGCCGATACTTTGAATTTAGTTGGGTATGAAGATGTGTTGGAAATCGGACCTGGAATGGGAGTGTTGACCAAGTATTTATTGGATAAACCAATCAATACTTACGTTATTGAAATTGATACCGAATCGGTTGAATATTTAGGTGTTCATTACGATAAATTAAAAGATAAAATCATTTCAAAAGATTTCTTGAAATACGATATCAACGAAGTTTTTGGAGGAAAGCAATTTGCCATCATTGGAAATTTTCCATACAATATTTCGACTCAAATTGTTTTCAAAACATTGGAGTTACGCAATCAAGTTCCTGAATTTGCTGGGATGTTTCAAAAAGAAGTAGCAGAACGCATTTGCGAAAAGAAAGGAAGTAAAGCCTACGGAATTCTTTCTGTTTTGGTAAAAGCTTTTTATGATACCGAATATTTGTTTACGGTAGACGAAAACGTATTCAATCCACCCCCCAAAGTAAAATCGGGAGTAATGCGTATGCGCAGGAAAGAAGATTATAGTTTGCCATGTGGAGAAAAATTGTTTTTCACGGTAGTAAAAACGGCTTTTCAACAGCGTAGAAAGACCTTGCGTAACAGTTTAAAAACATTAAATTTGTCCGATAAACTAAGAGAAGATGAAGTTTTTAATCTTCGACCAGAACAATTGGATTACACAGAATTTATAGCATTGACCCAAAAAATTGAAGCCGATGGAGGAGTTTAA
- a CDS encoding TIGR00730 family Rossman fold protein, with amino-acid sequence MKRITVFCGSSSGTEEIYTSQATLLGQTLAKRNIELVYGGANVGLMGAIADGVLNAGGKVIGVLPNFLRSKEIAHKELTELILVDSMHERKTKMNDLCDGVIALPGGFGTLEEFFEMITWAQLGLHKKPIAILNVDGFYDALIVFIQTAVDKGFLKSENQQMLLVSNTIDDLLDKMKNYVPPTVGKWINKENV; translated from the coding sequence ATGAAACGAATAACCGTATTCTGTGGCTCCAGTTCAGGAACAGAAGAAATTTATACGTCGCAAGCTACTTTGCTTGGACAAACTTTAGCTAAACGAAATATAGAATTAGTGTACGGTGGAGCCAATGTCGGACTGATGGGCGCCATCGCAGACGGAGTTCTAAACGCAGGCGGAAAAGTAATTGGAGTGTTACCTAACTTTTTGAGATCAAAGGAAATTGCTCATAAAGAACTTACCGAATTGATTTTGGTAGATTCGATGCACGAAAGGAAAACAAAGATGAACGATCTTTGTGATGGTGTTATTGCCCTACCGGGTGGTTTCGGAACATTAGAAGAGTTTTTCGAAATGATTACTTGGGCACAATTGGGACTTCACAAAAAACCAATTGCTATTTTAAACGTCGATGGTTTTTATGATGCTTTGATTGTTTTTATACAAACGGCGGTAGACAAGGGCTTTCTGAAGTCTGAAAACCAACAAATGCTTTTGGTAAGTAATACCATTGATGATCTTTTGGATAAAATGAAAAATTACGTGCCTCCAACTGTTGGAAAATGGATTAATAAAGAAAATGTTTAG
- the proC gene encoding pyrroline-5-carboxylate reductase, with protein sequence MKVHIIGGGNLGASVAIGIAKFTKDNQVTVTRRNLAPILHLKELGITVTTDNTSNIQEADVIILTIKPYQVDTVLAEILPAISNKVIASGVSGLSIENLQNKIGDNHSAVRIMPNIAAQFGASATCIAFNEANREKAQPTVTLFQGLGTAPIIDEKLMDAATVLAASGTAFALRYIRASMQAGIEIGFDWQTALAISAQTVKGAAEMLLEEKGHPEQLIDRVTTPKGCTIAGLNEMELHGFSSSLIKGIKTSLKQIQG encoded by the coding sequence ATGAAAGTACACATCATAGGCGGAGGAAACCTTGGGGCTTCTGTCGCAATCGGAATAGCAAAATTTACTAAAGACAATCAAGTAACGGTAACAAGACGTAATCTCGCTCCTATTTTACATTTGAAAGAATTAGGAATAACTGTTACTACAGATAATACCAGCAATATTCAAGAGGCAGATGTTATTATTTTGACCATCAAACCCTATCAAGTAGATACTGTTTTGGCCGAGATATTGCCTGCTATTTCAAACAAAGTAATTGCTTCAGGCGTAAGTGGGCTTTCTATCGAGAATTTGCAAAACAAAATAGGAGACAACCACAGCGCAGTACGTATTATGCCAAATATCGCAGCACAATTTGGCGCTTCAGCTACTTGTATCGCTTTCAACGAAGCAAACAGAGAAAAAGCGCAACCAACCGTAACTCTTTTTCAAGGTTTGGGTACAGCCCCTATCATTGACGAAAAATTGATGGATGCTGCAACCGTTCTTGCTGCCAGCGGAACTGCTTTTGCCTTGCGTTACATTCGTGCTTCTATGCAAGCCGGAATCGAAATTGGTTTTGACTGGCAAACGGCATTGGCTATATCGGCGCAAACTGTAAAAGGAGCTGCCGAAATGCTACTTGAAGAAAAAGGACATCCAGAACAATTAATTGACCGCGTAACTACTCCAAAAGGCTGTACAATAGCGGGATTAAACGAAATGGAGCTTCACGGTTTTAGCTCTTCATTAATTAAAGGAATCAAAACCTCTCTAAAACAAATTCAAGGTTAA
- a CDS encoding tetratricopeptide repeat protein: MKKLFLHIALFFSLVCFSQNEQLAQYYYDKGDFEKALVSYQDLSNSLPTNPFYFQRKIDCMQQLLQFDPAEKEIQDRFARSKQSTLLVELGYNFQLQKNDSKAKKYYDEAIERIRKNPNEVYGIANAFEKKVLLEYALKSYLLASEMVPTYDFKYQTALLYGQLGNTDQMIVNFLEEAFENQQSTIMIQNQLTRYMSKDEDSKFNEGLKKALIIRVQKNQDVYWNQFLSWFYMQQKEFGKAFIQEKAIYKRNPESLTNIISLGQMAIEEGDKEVATEVMNYVLENTTDVELIVQAQSYLLQMKMEKAQEKDFPTIDAQFDALLKQYGITPVTLSLQLKQAHFASFIMRNPTEGKAIIKRAMEMQLNQFDQAQCKMELADILLSEEKFNQALLYYSQIQENLQNNVLSHEASLKSAKTSYFKTDFEWALKQFKELKSASTQLIANDALEYFLLINDNTVADSTQTALKQFAKGDYLLYQNRNQEAVTQFQSILKSFKGQEIEAVTLLRLGRLYEKLGDYTQALVQYQDIIEHHSDGIYVDEALYFSAEVYNKQLQQPDKAKALYEKIIFNHQDSIYFVDARRRFRELRGDTNL, translated from the coding sequence ATGAAAAAACTCTTTCTACATATCGCCTTGTTTTTTTCATTAGTTTGTTTTTCTCAAAACGAGCAATTGGCGCAGTATTACTATGACAAAGGTGATTTTGAAAAAGCATTAGTCAGTTATCAGGATTTATCGAATAGTTTACCCACTAATCCTTTTTATTTCCAACGAAAAATTGATTGCATGCAACAATTACTTCAGTTTGATCCAGCAGAAAAGGAAATTCAAGACCGATTCGCAAGATCCAAACAGTCTACACTTTTGGTCGAATTGGGATATAATTTTCAATTACAGAAAAATGATTCGAAGGCCAAAAAGTATTATGATGAGGCAATAGAAAGAATCCGAAAAAATCCAAATGAAGTATATGGAATTGCGAATGCTTTTGAAAAGAAAGTACTGCTAGAATATGCTTTAAAATCGTATTTGTTAGCTAGCGAAATGGTGCCAACGTATGATTTTAAATATCAAACAGCTTTATTATACGGGCAATTAGGAAACACGGATCAAATGATTGTTAATTTTTTGGAAGAAGCTTTCGAAAACCAACAATCGACGATAATGATTCAAAATCAATTGACACGTTATATGTCTAAGGATGAGGATTCCAAATTTAATGAAGGTCTTAAGAAAGCCTTGATTATTCGGGTTCAAAAAAATCAAGATGTATATTGGAATCAATTTCTGAGTTGGTTTTATATGCAACAAAAAGAATTTGGAAAAGCCTTTATTCAGGAGAAAGCGATTTATAAGCGAAATCCAGAATCACTGACTAATATAATTAGTTTAGGGCAGATGGCGATTGAAGAAGGAGATAAGGAGGTCGCCACAGAGGTAATGAATTATGTTTTGGAAAACACAACTGATGTTGAGTTGATTGTGCAAGCCCAAAGTTATTTGTTGCAAATGAAAATGGAAAAAGCACAGGAAAAAGATTTTCCAACCATCGACGCTCAATTTGATGCGTTGTTAAAACAATATGGCATAACACCAGTTACCTTATCTTTGCAGTTGAAACAAGCGCATTTTGCGAGTTTCATAATGAGAAATCCTACGGAGGGAAAAGCTATTATAAAACGAGCTATGGAAATGCAGCTGAATCAGTTTGATCAGGCGCAATGTAAAATGGAGCTGGCAGATATTTTACTTTCCGAAGAAAAATTCAATCAGGCGTTGCTTTATTATTCACAAATTCAAGAGAATCTGCAAAACAATGTGTTGTCCCATGAAGCGAGTTTAAAATCAGCCAAAACGAGTTATTTTAAAACGGATTTTGAATGGGCTTTGAAACAGTTTAAAGAATTAAAATCAGCCAGTACGCAGTTAATTGCCAATGATGCTTTGGAATATTTTTTGTTGATTAATGACAATACTGTTGCCGACTCAACTCAAACGGCTTTGAAACAATTTGCCAAAGGAGATTATCTTTTGTATCAAAATAGAAATCAAGAAGCTGTTACTCAGTTTCAGTCGATTTTAAAAAGCTTTAAAGGACAGGAAATAGAGGCTGTAACTTTATTGCGATTAGGAAGACTGTATGAAAAGTTAGGAGATTATACTCAAGCTTTGGTGCAATATCAAGATATAATTGAGCATCACAGTGATGGAATTTATGTAGATGAAGCCTTATATTTCTCTGCAGAAGTTTACAATAAACAATTGCAACAACCTGATAAAGCAAAGGCTTTGTACGAGAAAATTATTTTCAATCATCAGGACAGTATTTATTTTGTTGATGCCAGAAGGAGATTTAGAGAATTACGCGGAGATACGAATTTGTAA
- a CDS encoding AraC family transcriptional regulator has protein sequence MKESRKGEFYGQTNKTINLEGITLTDTVYTQDKVDWHYHENAYFTFILQGNVIEGNKKEIYNCSEGSLLFHNWQEPHYNIKPEGFTRGFHIELEKSWFDNLEFNTTNLQGSINIANPDLKFLLYKIFKETTVDDGTTQLAIQVSLLETLSKMLQDQKLEISKKPTWVSEINMILNDQFSENLTLDYLSENLNIHPVHLSRDFSKYFNCSLGEYIRKLKVQRSLQLISQRKLDLTSIAFDCGFSDQSHFTRCFKEINGNTPSEYRKILFS, from the coding sequence ATGAAAGAGTCACGAAAAGGAGAATTTTACGGTCAAACTAATAAAACTATTAATTTAGAAGGGATTACTTTGACCGATACTGTTTATACGCAGGATAAAGTAGATTGGCATTATCATGAAAATGCCTATTTTACTTTTATACTTCAAGGAAATGTAATCGAAGGAAACAAAAAAGAAATTTACAATTGTTCGGAAGGGAGTTTATTATTTCACAATTGGCAGGAACCCCACTATAATATCAAGCCCGAAGGATTTACAAGAGGTTTTCATATCGAACTAGAAAAATCCTGGTTTGATAATTTAGAATTTAATACAACCAATCTGCAAGGCAGTATCAATATTGCAAACCCCGATTTGAAATTTTTACTCTATAAAATTTTTAAAGAAACAACTGTTGATGATGGTACAACACAGCTTGCTATCCAAGTATCGTTATTGGAAACATTGTCCAAAATGCTTCAGGATCAGAAATTAGAAATCAGTAAAAAACCGACTTGGGTTTCTGAAATCAATATGATATTAAATGACCAATTTTCAGAGAATCTAACCTTAGACTATTTATCAGAAAACCTTAATATTCACCCGGTTCATTTATCAAGAGATTTTTCAAAATATTTTAATTGTAGTTTAGGAGAATATATCCGAAAATTAAAAGTCCAAAGGTCTTTGCAACTCATCTCGCAAAGAAAGCTGGATTTGACTTCAATAGCTTTTGATTGTGGCTTTTCTGATCAAAGCCATTTTACGCGTTGTTTCAAGGAAATCAACGGAAATACTCCTTCAGAATATCGAAAAATTCTTTTTAGTTAA
- the mgtE gene encoding magnesium transporter: MEEFKISKELIVQLGEFIQSKNDHQLELLLNDLHHADIAEILDELDFDQATYIFKVLDSEKTAEILLELEDDLRENILSRLSPKEIAEELDELETNDAADIIGELSKEKKAEVISELQDVEHAKDIVELLRYKEDTAGGIMHKELVKVNENWNVLTCVKEMRIQAENISRVHSIYVVDDEDRLKGRLSLKDLLTTSTRTNINDVYIRKLNSVNVDTEDIEVARIMQKYDLEAIPVVDELGRLVGRITIDDIIDVIKDEADKDYQLAAGITNDIESNDSVYELIKARLPWLLIGMVIEIIASKVLEGNQNSMQPYFTLMIFVPLLSATAGNIGVQASAIVVQGLANGTLKEYSRQYLTKELSVALISGTIISLFLFLYHSLMYQQYLVGFAISISMLVVIVFAAILGVLVPLFLNKNKIDPAIATGPFITTTNDVFGIMIYFGIARLILGY; this comes from the coding sequence ATGGAGGAGTTTAAAATCAGCAAAGAATTAATAGTACAACTGGGTGAATTCATTCAAAGTAAAAACGACCACCAACTGGAACTTTTACTGAATGACCTGCACCATGCTGATATTGCCGAAATCCTTGATGAACTGGACTTCGATCAGGCGACTTATATCTTTAAAGTTTTAGATAGTGAGAAAACTGCCGAAATCCTTTTAGAGTTAGAAGACGATTTACGGGAGAATATCTTAAGCAGGCTTTCGCCAAAAGAGATTGCCGAAGAGCTTGATGAACTAGAAACCAATGATGCTGCCGATATTATCGGGGAACTTTCGAAAGAGAAAAAAGCCGAAGTAATATCCGAGTTGCAGGACGTTGAGCACGCCAAGGATATTGTCGAGTTGTTGCGTTACAAAGAGGATACTGCGGGTGGAATCATGCACAAAGAGTTGGTAAAAGTGAACGAAAACTGGAACGTACTTACTTGTGTAAAGGAAATGCGTATTCAGGCCGAAAATATTTCGAGAGTACATTCTATTTATGTGGTGGATGACGAAGATCGATTAAAAGGAAGATTGTCACTTAAAGACTTATTGACAACTTCTACCAGAACGAATATTAATGATGTATATATTCGAAAATTAAATTCTGTAAATGTAGATACCGAAGATATTGAAGTTGCCAGAATCATGCAAAAATACGATTTGGAAGCCATTCCTGTGGTAGACGAATTGGGACGCTTGGTGGGTAGAATCACCATTGACGATATTATCGATGTAATAAAGGACGAAGCCGATAAGGATTACCAATTGGCTGCGGGTATTACCAATGATATTGAATCCAATGATAGTGTTTATGAATTAATCAAAGCACGTTTACCTTGGTTGCTTATCGGTATGGTAATAGAGATTATTGCTTCAAAAGTTCTTGAAGGGAACCAAAATTCAATGCAACCTTATTTTACCTTAATGATTTTTGTTCCTTTACTTTCGGCAACGGCTGGAAATATTGGTGTACAGGCATCAGCGATTGTGGTTCAGGGGTTGGCAAACGGAACTCTGAAGGAATACAGCAGGCAATACCTAACTAAGGAACTTTCGGTTGCATTGATTTCGGGGACAATCATATCCTTATTTTTATTTTTGTACCATTCTCTAATGTATCAACAATATTTAGTTGGATTTGCTATCTCAATTTCTATGCTTGTTGTAATCGTTTTTGCTGCAATATTAGGGGTGTTAGTTCCTTTGTTTTTAAATAAAAATAAAATTGACCCAGCTATAGCTACAGGACCTTTTATTACTACTACAAATGATGTCTTTGGAATTATGATTTATTTTGGAATCGCCCGATTGATATTAGGATATTAA
- a CDS encoding ferritin: MLLKNIEIALNKQIRIEAESSQIYLSMACWAEASGLEGIAQFMYTQSDEERLHMLKLIKYVNERGGHAQITDLKAPKTTYETFKGMFEELYKHEVFVSDSINELVHITFQEKDYATHNFLQWYVAEQIEEEATAKSILDKINLIGDDKGGLYLFDRDIQQAAIASATAAAAATAK, translated from the coding sequence ATGTTATTAAAAAATATCGAAATCGCATTAAACAAGCAAATCCGTATAGAGGCAGAATCTTCTCAAATATATTTATCAATGGCATGTTGGGCAGAAGCAAGTGGATTAGAAGGAATCGCTCAGTTTATGTATACTCAATCTGACGAGGAACGTTTGCATATGCTTAAACTAATTAAGTATGTTAATGAACGTGGTGGTCACGCCCAAATTACCGATTTGAAAGCACCAAAAACAACTTACGAAACCTTCAAGGGAATGTTTGAAGAATTATATAAACACGAAGTTTTTGTTTCAGATTCTATCAATGAATTGGTACATATTACTTTTCAAGAGAAAGATTATGCTACTCACAACTTCTTGCAGTGGTATGTTGCCGAACAAATTGAAGAAGAAGCTACTGCTAAATCAATTTTAGACAAAATCAACTTAATTGGTGATGATAAAGGCGGATTATATCTTTTTGACCGTGACATTCAGCAAGCAGCTATAGCCAGTGCAACTGCAGCGGCTGCAGCAACTGCCAAATAA
- a CDS encoding helix-turn-helix transcriptional regulator, which translates to MATTQTGELLSAYCKRKRIYKSALARKTGIGYQSLLKHLKSKTLRLDTLIRISEGLGHNFLMDIAVQLPKSYTTDAPIDLSEANEIETLKEKVKLLEAEKQLLLQVIGVKG; encoded by the coding sequence ATGGCAACAACACAAACAGGTGAATTACTCTCGGCATATTGCAAACGCAAACGCATTTACAAAAGTGCACTAGCAAGAAAAACGGGTATTGGCTATCAATCACTTTTAAAACACCTCAAGTCAAAGACCTTGCGACTAGATACCTTAATTAGAATTTCGGAAGGATTGGGACACAATTTTTTGATGGATATCGCTGTTCAGCTCCCAAAAAGTTATACTACCGATGCTCCGATAGACCTATCGGAAGCCAATGAAATCGAGACTTTGAAAGAAAAAGTAAAACTCCTCGAGGCAGAGAAACAACTTTTATTGCAAGTGATTGGGGTAAAAGGATAG